One genomic window of Stigmatopora nigra isolate UIUO_SnigA chromosome 13, RoL_Snig_1.1, whole genome shotgun sequence includes the following:
- the LOC144205927 gene encoding pituitary tumor-transforming gene 1 protein-interacting protein-like, whose product MNIRNLAPVLLLLFALTTVFSQTAAPGIACETKNGTTCEECLNNVTCLWCIATKTCVTYPVRTILPPHSLCPLNDARWGLCWMNFQNLIITLAVLGGVIIIALLICLFCCCKCENIGSSRFLANMERQVNKSKTKQETRRAEMKQRHDDIRKKYGLSGQNPYSRFG is encoded by the exons ATGAATATAAGGAATTTGGCCCCAGTTCTTTTACTTTTGTTCGCTTTGACGACGGTTTTCTCCCAAACTGCCGCACCTGGTATAG CTTGCGAAACCAAGAACGGGACCACCTGTGAAGAATGTCTAAACAACGTGACG TGTTTATGGTGCATTGCAACCAAGACGTGTGTGACGTATCCTGTGAGGACAATCCTACCACCTCATTCGCTGTGTCCGCTCAATGATGCTCGCTGGGGCTTATGTTGGA TGAACTTCCAGAACCTGATCATCACTCTTGCGGTGCTGGGTGGCGTCATCATCATCGCCCTGCTTATTTGTCTCTTCTGCTGCTGCAAGTGTGAAAACATTGG ATCGTCAAGGTTCTTGGCCAATATGGAGCGGCAGGTTAACAAGTCGAAGACCAAGCAGGAGACGAG gagAGCTGAAATGAAACAGAGACATGATGACATTAGGAAAAAATATG GCTTGAGTGGACAAAACCCTTATTCCCGATTTGGATGA
- the LOC144205928 gene encoding small ubiquitin-related modifier 3 — MSEEKPKEGVKTENDHINLKVAGQDGSVVQFKIKRHTPLNKLMKAYCERQGLSIRQIRFRFDGQPINENDTPSQLEMEDEDTIDVFQQQTGGCC, encoded by the exons ATGTCAGAGGAAAAGCCAAAG GAGGGTGTCAAGACCGAGAACGACCACATCAACCTGAAGGTCGCAGGGCAGGATGGCTCGGTGGTCCAGTTCAAAATCAAAAGACACACACCCCTCAATAAACTAATGAAGGCGTACTGTGAACGACAG GGACTCTCAATAAGGCAGATCAGGTTCAGGTTTGATGGGCAGCCAATCAATGAAAATGATACACCATCGCAG CTGGAGATGGAAGATGAAGATACCATAGATGTTTTCCAACAGCAGACGGGTGGCTGCTGCTAA
- the LOC144205924 gene encoding U3 small nucleolar RNA-associated protein 14 homolog A, translated as MAKVLTKKRNTKAKKKSPSVNVTAEVSYDYEDDINEVGETVASETEEESDDERKRIKLVEAIRSLASGKCRNKLTERSEPAVQKSEYTVNPDGEGVKVDLKELTQSFYKIPTVSSNTKKILKNLQGNVKTVKCPLSKEATERIQRDVSYQKVSTEVGQWQSLVQKNEQADQLVFPLNRPSFGPQPLERVVTSWKAQTPLEEEIFSLLSLNKQPIHDPILTPKEYKTMQAMSLAEMQIRRAELQKARALQSYYEAKTRREKQIKSKKYHRVQNKSKRKEFLKQFDQMVKEDPAAALKEMEKMQLGRMQERMSLKHQNSGKWAKSKAIMAKYDEGARKAMQQQLEVSKDLTQKLVLPESSDDEEEAKGAETLADFVSELPEGHDSNPWMRGKLSEDPAETTKETGDAAQPNVGSTGAAENMEEEEDSEVEETEEESLLRQFDSRREMRQAPDAPKNEDAQILKEHEDNSVRLVEGDTAQMENSEYVELLNMVESLPPEEVAIERQPSPVEPKVKRKRGIELKEVLTKGTKSILVPLAPTAAATEDADETLDQAKLVHEAFAGDDVVSDFLKEKKKKEDREKPAVVDLSLPGWGEWGGSSIRLSRAKRRKFITRPKPTAPRKDRNNAGVILSEKRNSAICLHQVNTQPFPFSSHTQYESTLRTPLGRTWNTERTVKKLTQPKVVTRMGTIIDPMAREDLEKNQKNQVDANEAVLKKRVI; from the coding sequence ATGGCTAAGGTTTTGACGAAAAAGCGCAATACGAAGGCTAAAAAAAAGAGTCCAAGCGTTAATGTCACCGCAGAGGTAAGCTACGATTACGAAGATGACATCAACGAGGTTGGTGAGACCGTCGCGAGTGAGACGGAGGAAGAAAGTGACGATGAACGAAAACGGATAAAACTCGTGGAGGCTATTCGTTCTCTCGCAAGTGGGAAGTGTAGGAATAAGCTTACGGAGCGATCGGAGCCGGCCGTACAAAAGTCCGAATATACTGTCAATCCCGATGGTGAGGGCGTCAAGGTAGACTTGAAGGAACTCACCCAGTCCTTCTACAAAATACCGACCGTCTCGTCCAATACCAAGAAAATACTGAAAAACCTGCAGGGGAATGTAAAAACTGTCAAATGCCCCCTTAGTAAGGAGGCAACAGAGCGTATCCAGCGTGATGTTTCCTATCAAAAAGTGTCAACGGAGGTGGGCCAATGGCAAAGTCTGGTTCAAAAGAACGAGCAGGCCGATCAGCTTGTTTTCCCCCTGAATCGGCCGTCCTTTGGCCCTCAACCCTTGGAGAGAGTCGTCACGTCTTGGAAGGCGCAAACCCCCCTTGAAGAGGAAATATTTTCGCTCTTGTCTCTCAACAAGCAACCTATCCATGACCCAATTCTAACCCCAAAGGAGTACAAGACCATGCAGGCCATGAGTCTGGCGGAAATGCAAATCCGCCGCGCCGAACTGCAGAAAGCCAGGGCTTTGCAGTCTTACTATGAGGCAAAAACCCGGAGAGAGAAACAGATCAAGAGCAAAAAATACCACAGAGTCCAAAACAAATCCAAGCGTAAAGAGTTCCTCAAGCAATTTGACCAGATGGTCAAAGAAGACCCGGCGGCTGCCTTGAAGGAGATGGAAAAAATGCAGTTGGGCAGGATGCAAGAGCGAATGTCGTTGAAGCACCAGAACAGCGGCAAGTGGGCCAAGTCCAAGGCCATCATGGCGAAATATGACGAAGGCGCTCGCAAGGCGATGCAACAACAGCTGGAGGTGAGCAAAGATTTGACGCAGAAACTCGTCCTCCCTGAGTCTAGCGACGACGAAGAGGAAGCGAAAGGCGCGGAAACTTTGGCCGATTTTGTAAGCGAGCTGCCGGAAGGACACGACTCGAATCCTTGGATGAGAGGAAAACTCTCCGAAGATCCGGCTGAGACCACGAAAGAGACGGGGGACGCCGCCCAACCGAACGTCGGGTCGACTGGAGCTGCAGAAAAtatggaggaagaagaggacagTGAGGTGGAGGAAACTGAAGAGGAGTCCCTTCTGCGGCAGTTTGATAGTCGTCGGGAAATGCGGCAGGCTCCCGACGCTCCTAAAAATGAGGATGCGCAGATCTTGAAGGAGCATGAAGACAACTCTGTCAGGCTGGTGGAAGGGGATACGGCACAAATGGAAAATTCGGAGTACGTGGAGCTCCTCAACATGGTGGAGTCGCTTCCACCCGAAGAAGTTGCCATTGAACGGCAGCCGTCGCCGGTTGAACCCAAGGTCAAACGCAAAAGAGGAATAGAACTGAAAGAGGTTCTTACCAAAGGGACAAAGAGCATTCTCGTTCCGCTCGCACcaaccgccgccgccacggagGACGCAGACGAAACGCTCGATCAGGCCAAGCTAGTCCACGAAGCCTTCGCCGGAGACGACGTGGTCTCGGATTTCCtaaaggaaaagaagaagaaagaggatCGCGAGAAGCCCGCCGTAGTGGACTTGAGCCTGCCCGGTTGGGGTGAGTGGGGGGGCTCGAGCATCCGACTCTCCCGCGCCAAACGCAGGAAATTCATCACCCGTCCGAAGCCCACTGCACCCAGGAAAGATCGAAACAATGCCGGCGTCATCCTCTCAGAGAAGCGGAACAGCGCGATCTGTCTTCACCAGGTGAACACGCAGCCCTTTCCATTCAGCAGTCACACTCAGTACGAGAGCACCTTGCGCACGCCCCTGGGACGCACCTGGAACACGGAACGGACCGTTAAGAAGCTCACCCAACCCAAGGTGGTCACCCGGATGGGTACCATTATTGATCCTATGGCTCGTGAGGACCTAGAGAAGAACCAGAAGAACCAGGTGGATGCGAATGAAGCAGTACTGAAGAAAAGGGTTATATAA
- the tspeara gene encoding thrombospondin-type laminin G domain and EAR repeat-containing protein — protein sequence MMSPLLLSQLLLLSLRAAPTTANLGEPCPDLVPVDLLNAALEKDVGGPIAGVHVRSSGGVRGVQFSGPCAPINLLSNCDSSPKDFSIVVTLKAARTARKKSEYIFAMMEQKRAGPEKAEEEEKEDRNNPLVDSVRRKANDNAEHRHVLLGLRLAGKRLHVLFRGQRGGTEQRVFQGARLADNRWHTLILFISGHHARLTVDCGSPREILPSTPFSQDLNFHKSKFHIGSRGRWKGLFTGLLRQLVLVPGSDATQQICPSTHPQLAALLIPPLLLSDFSATGRNVATHPYGSVDATEPDARVLVGSERTCSDLFRGQMWFNPLRMALYLCDGTSWITVLEDRKQRLDYVEEQQVLSTSSETHDIEIFQVQGMGLMAAMAHRSSTSGSAVYQWSPHNGFQLYQNISTHKALTWKHFNMGKKTFLVVSNSDLDTNIGKTFDYSVIYKWSRKSKHFVQFQTLQTHCARDWEAFKIQRHTYLVVANHRIGNSNHTIDSIVYKWNRPTKSFEVHQKLRTSGAYDWEFFKVGPYHFLVVANAFDGITTSVDSVIYVWVDGSFQVFQTIKTFCATDWEMFQIGRRVFLVVANGHRLHGSGPGEYAINSTIYELDMTAQLFVRFQDIVTYSAVDWEFFSLGEEYFLVVANSFNGESYSLNSVLYRWQGYEGFIPVHYLPTIGCSDWEFFSVGRDSYLIYSSAKVPLAKVFKLKMY from the exons ATGATGTCACCGTTGCTACTCTCCCAGCTCCTTTTGCTCAGCCTCCGGGCCGCTCCCACCACGGCTAATCTCGGGGAACCCTGTCCAG ATTTGGTTCCCGTAGACCTTCTAAACGCTGCCCTTGAGAAAGATGTTGGTGGACCGATAGCGGGGGTGCATGTGAGGTCATCCGGAGGCGTGCGTGGTGTCCAATTCTCTGGGCCTTGCGCGCCTATAAACCTGCTATCCAACTGTGACAGTTCTCCCAAAGACTTTTCTATTGTCGTTACGCTGAAAGCGGCTCGCACAGCACGCAAG aaaagtgagtacattttcgCAATGATGGAGCAGAAACGTGCAGGGCCGGAGaaggcagaagaagaagaaaaggaagacAGAAACAATCCGCTTGTGGATAGTGTTAGAAGAAAAGCAAATGATAATGCAGAACATCGTCACGTTCTTCTGGGATTGAGACTCGCCGGGAAGCGGCTGCATGTGCTGTTTAGAGGACAGCGAGGGGGCACGGAGCAACGGGTGTTCCAGGGCGCTCGACTTGCCGACAACCGCTGGCACACCCTGATTCTGTTCATCAGCGGGCATCACGCCAGGCTGACGGTGGATTGTGGCTCGCCGAGGGAAAT CCTTCCCTCCACGCCTTTCTCCCAAGATCTCAACTTTCACAAGTCCAAATTCCATATTGGCAGTAGAGGCAGGTGGAAAGGATTGTTTACG GGCCTATTGAGACAGTTGGTCCTGGTACCCGGTTCAGATGCTACACAGCAGATATGCCCATCAACCCACCCTCAACTTGCAGCTCTATTAATTCCGCCCTTGCTGCTGTCCGATTTTTCTGCCACCGGAAGGAACGTTGCGACTCACCCTTACGGTTCAGTTGATGCAACAG AACCTGATGCAAGAGTGTTAGTTGGTTCAGAGCGGACATGCTCGGATTTGTTCCGAGGCCAGATGTGGTTTAATCCACTGAGGATGGCTCTCTACCTCTGCGACGGTACCTCGTGGATTACAGTGCTTGAGG ATCGTAAACAACGACTGGACTATGTCGAGGAACAACAGGTTCTCAGCACCAGCTCAGAGACACATGACATTGAG ATCTTCCAGGTGCAGGGTATGGGTCTTATGGCCGCCATGGCTCATCGCTCCTCAACATCTGGCTCTGCAGTATACCAATGGAGTCCACATAATGGCTTTCAGCTATACCAGAATATCAGCACTCATAAGGCACTGACATGGAAGCACTTCAACATGGGGAAGAAG ACATTTCTGGTGGTGTCCAACTCTGATTTAGACACCAATATAGGGAAGACGTTTGACTACTCTGTCATTTACAAATGGAGCCGGAAAAGCAAGCACTTTGTGCAATTTCAGACTTTGCAGACGCACTGTGCACGTGACTGGGAGGCCTTCAAAATCCAACGGCACACGTATCTTGTAGTTGCCAATCACAGGATAG GTAATAGCAACCACACCATAGACAGCATAGTGTACAAATGGAACAGACCAACAAAGTCCTTCGAAGTCCACCAGAAGCTGAGAACGTCAGGGGCTTACGACTGGGAGTTCTTTAAAGTGGGACCTTACCATTTTCTGGTGGTGGCAAACGCCTTTGATGGAATAACAACGTCAGTTGATTCGGTGATTTACGTTTGGGTCGATGGGAGTTTTCAAGTCTTCCAAACCATTAAG ACTTTCTGTGCCACTGACTGGGAGATGTTCCAGATTGGCAGACGAGTTTTTCTGGTTGTTGCCAATGGACACCGGCTGCACGGTAGTGGGCCAGGAGAATATGCCATTAATTCCACAATCTACGAGCTGGACATGACCGCACAGTTGTTTGTTCGCTTTCAGGACATTGTCACTTACAG CGCTGTGGATTGGGAGTTTTTCAGCCTCGGGGAGGAGTACTTCTTGGTTGTTGCAAACTCCTTCAATGGCGAGTCATACTCTCTGAACAGCGTTCTCTACAG GTGGCAAGGCTACGAGGGCTTCATTCCCGTCCACTACCTTCCGACCATTGGTTGCAGCGACTGGGAGTTCTTCAGTGTTGGCCGTGACTCTTATCTGATTTACTCCAGTGCTAAAGTGCCTCTCGCCAAAGTGTTCaaactgaaaatgtattaa